Within Colletotrichum destructivum chromosome 11, complete sequence, the genomic segment CATGGGCGTCGACTATGTTCTTTTCCTTGATATTGCGCTGTTTATCTCAATAAGTGTCAAGGAACAGATTGCTTGACATTTTTTGATTGACCGTCTCAAAGTTGACACAAAAGTTGACTGCGTCCTATAGCTCTGTTTGCAAGACCTCTTGTAGTTTGGCTGAGCTGTCAACTGACCCAGTCGATTGCCGCAGCGTTGTTCCAGTCAATGAGGCCGACTTCTAAAGAAGTGTCCGATTCGGCAGATCCTGCGTCGCCGCTGGAATATTGCTGCGGCGCCAACTGCATACATTGCTCCGTCTCTCTTTCGGCAGCGATGGACGTGCTTGAAACCGGACCTGGGACTTGGCGTCGTCCTTCGCTTGCCGTTTGAGTCTTTGATGCAAGGAGCCGGAGCAGCCTCGTGCTTTCACGCGCATGAGTAGACGCATCCGATCTCTTGGACCACAGCTGCGTTACTGTTTGAAGCAAGTTGATGATGTAAGCTTCTTCACCTGGCCTTTGAGAAGTTTAGTTTTCCAACCATCAAAGAGCCTTGCAGGTGTTTCACCTACGGTAGGTTTAGACAGTCGAAGAATTCGAGGGGTGCCACGATCGTCGTTATCAAGAAGTCATTcaccgacaagcccaaggcGATGGGCTGATCCTCGTATAGTCTTCCGCCTTCCTGCATTTCACGATTAACCTCAGCATAGACCCCGACATATCTCACAGCCAGCCTCCGACAGACTTTGAGCGCCATTTGACACTCGTAGTTCTTCAATTTAATCTGGTCGAGGAACGGACGGTACAGGAGGACGGTTCCCATGATGTAGATGAGTTCGAGCATGATACGTTGCATGACAGTGTGGTTCGGGTCCGTGAACGAGGTATCTTTAATGGCGCGTATACGTAAGCAAGGCGGGATCGATGCGTGCCACATCTCCAGTTCGGCTTGGAGAGACATGGCGTCTGAGTAGGTGCATGCCTTGAAACCCATAGCATGGCGAATAATGCGTCGGAGTATTGGTAATACATGCGAGATACAGACACAGGGAAGCATGGGTTGAGCTTCTGCTATCGGTAGAGGCGTCAAGTAGTCGATATGTTCGTCAAAGTCATCGTCCGTGACATTCGTCGGGTGATGGGTAGAAAATGTATCCTCGTGAATAAGTGGTGGCAGCCCCTGCTCGAGGGAGAACAGTACATCGTAGTATTGAATCACATACCACACTCGGCGTCTCATCTCTGCTTCGAAAGGTGTGACAGTCGGCAGTAGTCTGTCTACCTCTCGATGATAGCATCGCCGTTGTGCTAAGCGGAGAGCCAATGCTTGCAGTTGAGACATGTCGACGCCTTTGTTGCTTCTTTGGAAAGAACGCGAGTGAGCGTGCATGACCAAGGCTTCAACCGAGAACTCCGCAGCTTTCTGGTACTGGCCTGCGACGAGACACCGTGCTGACATAGTAACGTAGGCCGAAGGGTGATGTGGATCAAAGGTAGATGCTGCCTTTGCACCTAGGACGACAGCTCCAGTGGCCAGAAATGAGAAGAGGATGCTGACCCACAAGAGGTTCGCAGCGTCGGGGTCACTCCAGAAGGCCTCATATTCTCTTCTGAATTGATGTGTGTGGATGAATGGAACGGTTACATGCTTGGGGTTGAAGTAGGCAGATATTGTTCTGTCGGCAACTTGGCGggacggcaaggccgtcatgATCTCTCCCAGAGTAGCTTTACTGAAGCATGCAAATACCAGGTCCGGAGGATGTTGTTCGTTCAGGGCAGTGGTTAGGGCTCTAGtgcggcgtcgtcttccaaCGTGTTCTGAATGCGGTTGATACTCTCCATCAGCTGACGGCAAGGAATCTCCACCTGGCTACCGGGTTGGATTGGTTGGGCTTTGGCTTGGGTTTGACCAGATTGGTTGAGAAGACCTTGAAGCACATGCTGCATCTGCCTCAGCTCGATTCTAATTTGATTATCattgccgccgatgaagagatggcgagctgctgctttggGGCAGTCTCGAAGCGACATAAGTCCTCGTGGCCTCGTTTCTGGCATGCTCCGCAAGGCTGTTGCCTATCGCATTTCAACTTCCGAGCCCGACAGGTGGAGCAAGACACGGTTGGCCGGTTGCGGGTGATTCGATGGGGCCGGGATACTCGAAATATGGTAGTGCAGTGCGACATATCTTGGTTCGTCATGTTAAGTAAGGCACGTTGCAGCTCGAGTGGTTTGCTTCCAATCGACTTGACAAAGCATTAGAGATAGGCAAGACGAGTCAAGGCAAGATGTTGTGATGGAAGGAGATTCACAGCCATGATCTGACCTGAGGTCGTGAGATAGGCACAAATGCCTCATATGTAGGACTCACAACGCTCAATCTCGTCCTATTGTTTTCCCGGGGCCTCTTCCTTGTACACCCCACCAATCAACCATTGAATACACACATCCGAATACAAATAATTGACCTATCATACTTGATGGACATCTATTCAATGTTTCCAACGCTACCTAAGCAAGGCTGCGCATTTGCCACTAGAATCTACCTTCCCATTGTCACGCAGGCGGCCTGGCGCCACCACATTTGACAGTTACATTAACGCTTGAAATATAGCGTCTGCTATGTAAAACTCCTAGGGGTAGATCAGCACTCGTTGTCCACAGGCCGTAGCCTTCTCTGCAACAATGACAGCTTCCTCCCATTCCTCTAGAGAAAACCCCCTGTCAACAATCTCATGCCCAGCATCTTTACTCAGCTTGAGAACTCCAGTCTCGACCATCTTGACCAGAGAGACCAGCTCCAGGCGAGTATACATATGCTGCCCCTTGATAGTAATGTTGCGGGCCATCAGGCTCATGTAGTTAACCTTTACGTCGAACATCATGCCTAGGAAAACGGCGCGGCCGAAAGAACGGAGAGAGGCGAGAGATACCGTCGATTTATGGAGCGAAGCGGTGGCGGAAGGCGGCGAAACGTCGATGTAGGCATCCGCACCGCTGGGAGCAAGTGCTCGGATGGCGGCAATATCCTTCTTTTCGTCGCCGCTAAGTTGAAGAGCGGCGATGCGGGGATGGCAACTCGTGAGCGGCTCCAGCTTGGAGGCCGATCGCGAGAGCGCAATGACCTTGCAGCCGATCTGGGCGGCAATCTCAGCGACGGCACCGGAAAAGTGACCAGTAGCCGGTGCCACGATGATGGTTTCCCCGGCGCGGAGTTCGGCAGCGCTGACGCCGCCGTAGGCAACAGAAAGGCGCTGGATGTAGTTCAGATCTCCGAATGAGTAGCCCAGCTCATCAACCAAAAGCTTCTCGTTGAGGGGAATGGCGTTCTCCAGCGGGACGGTGGCCACATTCCTCCAAAGCCCGCCCAGCTTCTTGAACAGCTTGGCCTGACCTGGGTCGCCAAAGCCATCATGAAGGCCGGTGAGAACTCGGGTGCCCTCTGGGTCGTCTCGTGCGAGGTAAAAGCCGTTGAGATACACGAGCTGGCCCGGCTTCATGGCTACGGCATCGGGTCTAACGGTGATGACGCGTCCGAGGCCGCTGTCCCCCGGGTTGTACgggacggggagggagagaggacTCTTTCCCGAAAAGCCGGCACGATTGTGTGGCCGGACGGAAGTGCTCAAGACGCGAACCAGAGCCCACCCGACAGGTGTAGTCTTTGGTGTTGGGGTCTTTTCCAAGTTGAGCGGCTCGTTGAAAGCGGGGAGAACGAGCGCAATGGTGGTATTGGGGATGGTTAGGTCTGACATTGTGAAAGAAGGTGATGATGTAGGCGTAGAGGCGAGACTCAGTAACTGCTAAGGACAGGCTGCTAAATACAGGCAGGTTACTAAAACTTACAAGCGGCTTCTTTATACGGAGCTCTCGGACTTCAAAAAAGTCCCGTCGATATCGTCAGTACCCAAAACAGCCCATTCATATGCATCATTATGTCCCAAGCATCATTATGTCCCAAGCATCATTATGTCCCAAGCATCAGTTCTCGTGCCTGTATGTAGTGCATTAGTGAGTTGGTCGGGGGTGTCTATTGCCTGTTTGGGCAATAATTAGATCCGTTATGGTCGAGGCACGCAGACTGCACTCTACTTGACTCTGCTGCAGTTAGTTGGGACTGGTGAAGCGGGGTCTACTGGATTGCAGCTGTCAAAAGTGGTGGCACTAGGCCGCCTACGTGACAATATGAAGGTAGATCTGTTGAATTGGAGGGTAAACGCGCTTGAAGGACAACAGAGATAGGAGATATCTGTTGAATTGAATAGTATAACGCACACGAAGGGCACTATGAAGGACGTCGGAGATAGGACTTATTAGCCGGCTCGGCCGGCCGCTTGGCGGCAA encodes:
- a CDS encoding uncharacterized protein (Putative transcription factor domain, fungi), which translates into the protein MTALPSRQVADRTISAYFNPKHVTVPFIHTHQFRREYEAFWSDPDAANLLWVSILFSFLATGAVVLGAKAASTFDPHHPSAYVTMSARCLVAGQYQKAAEFSVEALVMHAHSRSFQRSNKGVDMSQLQALALRLAQRRCYHREVDRLLPTVTPFEAEMRRRVWYVIQYYDVLFSLEQGLPPLIHEDTFSTHHPTNVTDDDFDEHIDYLTPLPIAEAQPMLPCVCISHVLPILRRIIRHAMGFKACTYSDAMSLQAELEMWHASIPPCLRIRAIKDTSFTDPNHTVMQRIMLELIYIMGTVLLYRPFLDQIKLKNYECQMALKVCRRLAVRYVGVYAEVNREMQEGGRLYEDQPIALGLSVNDFLITTIVAPLEFFDCLNLPPGEEAYIINLLQTVTQLWSKRSDASTHARESTRLLRLLASKTQTASEGRRQVPGPVSSTSIAAERETEQCMQLAPQQYSSGDAGSAESDTSLEVGLIDWNNAAAIDWVS
- a CDS encoding Putative zn(2)Cys(6) fungal-type DNA-binding domain-containing protein encodes the protein MTNQDMSHCTTIFRVSRPHRITRNRPTVSCSTCRARKLKCDRQQPCGACQKRGHEDLCRFETAPKQQLAISSSAAMIIKLESS
- a CDS encoding Putative GroES-like superfamily, NAD(P)-binding domain superfamily → MSDLTIPNTTIALVLPAFNEPLNLEKTPTPKTTPVGWALVRVLSTSVRPHNRAGFSGKSPLSLPVPYNPGDSGLGRVITVRPDAVAMKPGQLVYLNGFYLARDDPEGTRVLTGLHDGFGDPGQAKLFKKLGGLWRNVATVPLENAIPLNEKLLVDELGYSFGDLNYIQRLSVAYGGVSAAELRAGETIIVAPATGHFSGAVAEIAAQIGCKVIALSRSASKLEPLTSCHPRIAALQLSGDEKKDIAAIRALAPSGADAYIDVSPPSATASLHKSTVSLASLRSFGRAVFLGMMFDVKVNYMSLMARNITIKGQHMYTRLELVSLVKMVETGVLKLSKDAGHEIVDRGFSLEEWEEAVIVAEKATACGQRVLIYP